The genomic DNA AGCCACTCTCACAATTTAGAGGTACGGTACTGTACCCACATCCAGTTTGGTTCCTTTCAGCTGCAGGGTGCCAACGGTAACGTCATGAAAGAAAACCAGACACCAGCACACTGCCGAATGCTTCCACAGTCCATCAACAGGTGAATCTTAACATCTATTTAAGATTAATTTTGACTCCGTCTCCAACTGACATCAATGcatattacattttttacttaaATGGAAGTTAGAATTCACTCCCAAATGCATCATTGCACTTGAACTGCATGAGCATTCAGCAGTGTACCGGTGTCTActtttctttctcccctctcgCTCACACAAATACATGCAGACACGGGTAGAACACCCTCAAGCCAATGGACAGTCTAAATCAGACATACGTCAGATTTCATAATGTTTTAGATTCATTTTGTGCAGCTGCAAAGAGATGACCTAGTTTAGATCAGCAAAAAAAAAACCGCAGACATTATGAATCAGTTGGTTTTAATACACTGCTCATGTGCCCGTCTCTCTGAGGAAAAGGCATGTATCAGAATTTATAGTTTCCTACTATAACAGGAGACAAACAGGTGGACTTAAAAATGGACACTTTAAGAGTAAAAGTGTTGCAAGGTTGGGGTCAAACTGAAGTCAATATTTGAAAAAAGGTACTCTATTTTAAATTAATTGAATTACTTACTTGAACTTCTAATTTAACCCACCCGCAGAGTATTATTAAGGAATGTTtggagggggaaaaaacatgTTATGCACATTAAAATCTAAAATGTCCAACTCAGCAAAGAAACAATTTGGGAGTACAGGCAAAAGCCACATTACAATGAAGCTGCACAGAGAGAACGGAGTGCAAGAAAGCATGTTTGCAATCAATTAAGTACACTTCAAGACTTTATAATAGACCTGGTAAATAAAACGAAAACTTTTCAGGATTTAAAACTTCAATTCTGATGAAAGAAAATGGCTATAAAAGTGAAAATACAACTAATAACCACAAAAATATTTAcagtaaataataatacatttataaACATTACAAGTCCAACAGCTTTATCCCCCCTCTGTACTCCTTCATACAACTCTGCTTCCCAGGCATATCAGAAACTTGATGAGGCCATTTACTAGGATTAGCAGTTTTATTGACTGTGTTCAGGTGTTCTGAGTGTAGTGGTCCCCAACCCTGGTTCTGGAGAGCTGCAGAGTGTGTGAGCTTTTATTACGGCTTTGAATTGACACGTGTCCTGTTCAAATTAGCAGTAAATTAAATCAACCAAGGTTGTTAtagctgggctggaacaaaagcatGCACCTCCTGTACATCCTCCAGACCAGGGTGGGTGACCGAGGGCCTTTCAGACCTTAATGTCAATCTCTGGTGAGGCTGCCCTTCTTGCCCGTCCACAGCTCTCGGAGCTCTACCTGGCAGCCAAGGTCCCTGAGGGCAGCTTTTGCCAGGTCGCCACAGTCCCGGTGGGCCGCCAGAGCCTGGGCGATGAGGGCCTCTGCTCCCATCTCCAGGATGGGCTGGTTGAAGTGAGTCATGCGCGCCACCAGGTTCCTCAGCAGCATACATCCTTGTTtctggggaacacacacacacagagagacagacaaagaaagagagagagatggtattacataaagatggcaggCTAAAGAAGGCTTGATCACCAGTTATAACCCTATGTAGTGCCCATGGGGAACTGATTCCTTCTTGTATCCTCGTATTACCTGCACATTGACCTCATCAGGATGGGTCTTCATAGCCAGCAGAGCCGCCAGCGCACCGCCTTCCTCCATAATGACTTGGCAGTTGTTGGGTTTGCGCAGAGCAACgacagagagagcagcacagCCCTGCTCACACACCTAGACAGGAGAGATGGGCACAACATAAAAGCCACAAAAATGTATAACATGTTTAAACAATAAAGACTTATGAAATAATTTGTCAAAGTCAGTCAACTGCATGAAATGAAAGGCTCACCTGAGCATTGCCCATGTGTCTGTTCATGGCGATGACGATGAGCTGTACTCCACCGGCATTTGTGACAGCATCCTTCACATCATCATTTCCTGCAATGGCCCTCAGAGCACTGAGTACCTGCCTTGTGAGCTCCTGGAAGGGACGTGAACTAGTTAGTGAGCAATTCAGATAACCACAAGTCAAAACAATGTCATGTAATAAAAAAAGACAGAAATGTCATCTGAAGTagtctttttttgggggggggggggtttctcCTCTGGGATCCCCAAACTTTTACATATTTTGCTTTAACCCTGAACTAGCacacctggggtgtattcattaggggTCTCCCGAGTGGCGGAGTGGTCTAAGACAGAGGCGTCAttgcagtacctggttcgaatccaggctgcatcacatccggctgtgattgtgcgccaccctatgggactcccaattgacccagtgtcgtccgggcCGACATtgtaagtatttgttcttaactgccttgtctagttaaataaatgttcaataacAACAAATAAAACAATTCAGACAGGTTCCTCCCCGTTTCGTTGCTTGCTTCTATTTGGTTTCTAGTGAAGACTAATGAAATCATTTGTCAAAAACAGTCACTTGATGACAGGTTGAATATGCTAGTTGTGGAATAGTTCAAATACATGGAATGGTTGGGGGTCCACAAGGAGAGGTTTGAAAAAGGCTGGTCTGAGGCACTTTTGTCAGCATAACTTACCTGGGACTCATAACTGTCTGCCAGCAGGGTCATCATGAACTTTAACCCTCCCAGGTCACAGATGTCCTGACAGAACTCGTTCCTCACAGCCAGGCTGGACAGAGTAGCACACAGCACACTGAGGACAGGGGTATTCTCTGGGTGTGCTGAGAGGGAGAAAAGAAACATGGAAGAGGTGATTCACCAATAATAAAACATGTGAACCTACCATCCTGAATACTCAAAGATATCATTATCTTTCATAGTATCTTCCCTTGGACATTTCTATTACCTTTAGCAGCCTCCACAATAACTTTCAACCCATTGTGTTCCATAACAATCATCTTGGCGTGTTCGTGAGCCTGTCCAAAAGGAACTCTTATGTCATCGTCAAAGGTCATGTACCGGAGGGCATTACAGGCCTCTTTGACCAGAtcagagcgtccagtgtgtcgCTTGATGGTACCGGTCAGCAACGGCAGCACTCCAGCCTTCACCAAATCCTGCCTGTTCTGCTCGTGCTTCAAACAGAAATGGCGGACCGTACGGATGGCAACTAACATCAGTGCAGGGTCTGTCTGGTACATGCCAAGGATGCTCACAAGGAGATCCTTGCCCTCCGAGTCAAGGAGGTCTGGCTGGCCATCTGTCAGAGCGGCTAGGGCAGAGAGTGCGGCCAGCAGAGCCTCCTGTTCATCCAGAGTCGTTCTACAGCAGGAGATGATTGTAGGATAGGCATCTTTCTGGGCTGCCAGGTGCCTCTGGGCGAAGCCGAGAGAACACTGCTCAGTGAAGCGTTTCAGATCTGCAGCCATACTACTGTCAGATGCTATTTGAAGGGATTCAAGGGCCTGTAAATAGAAACGGTACAGAGCTGTGGCATGATGGGTGGCATCCTGTACAATGAAATGTAATGCACTTGGTGATGActtatgttgtgttgtcatctGCGCAGAACATACTCCGTACCAACCTGAAGGACCTCATGCTCCTCTGTTTGGTGATCACCTGCTGTCGGCACAGTTTTCACTATACAGCTGAGGTCAACCCCTGGGGAATATGGAGGAAAAACAGAGAAGGGAGATTCATCCAGGATCAGGGGGTTTATCTTATACATTGTCTATCATACGGTTGAGTTACAATAGGTGTGTATGTTGCTCCTACAATGTCAGATTCAGATCAAATCAGGTAACGTTAGTATACCTTGAGACTCAAACTGTTCTACCGCTTCTCTTAAGGCCTCCGCAGTGTCCATGTCGAACTCATCGATGTTTTCCTTGACCACCGCATCGAAGGTCTCCTGTGTGATCCTGCGACAGGCCATGTCTGCAACGCTCAGCTCAACTCGAAGAGACGAAGACCAAGACTGAAATGCAATTAAACGATTGCAAAATCAGAAAGGACCCAACATAGTCTACTCCAACATGATTATTGTTGTGGGCTGTGTGTTGCTGGTGACACAAACGTCAGATAACAACCGCCTGCTTAAAGATAGCACGCGTACTAGCTAGCTACAcccctagctagctagctcaactTAGCCATCAGCACACAAAGATAGATACCGGTATCTAGCGAACTATTTTTCAGATAGCTGAGATGCTTTAAGAAGACGTTTAGACATACGTTTCTAATGTGTTAACTTAGAATAGAATTACCGGGAACTTCACAAAATAACAGATCATGTATCACTTACCACCGCCCAGTGGCTGTGCTGCTGATAATGGGCACGTTTGAGTGGTAAGGTAACCGACTAAATAAATGTCGGGTGGGGGTAGAACAGACATAGtctgtccagaacagactatgggaggcacacagtactacatagatatAGTCATGGCTAcaaggaactctattccacataaggtaactgatgcaagcaggaAAAATCAGATAAAAAtccaccttatggaacagcatgGACTGTGAAGAGAAACCCGTACACCGTAATAATGTGAGTGGAATCATACATTTTGTGTTGTGGATATCTGGTGGT from Oncorhynchus keta strain PuntledgeMale-10-30-2019 chromosome 23, Oket_V2, whole genome shotgun sequence includes the following:
- the armc6 gene encoding armadillo repeat-containing protein 6; this encodes MACRRITQETFDAVVKENIDEFDMDTAEALREAVEQFESQGVDLSCIVKTVPTAGDHQTEEHEVLQALESLQIASDSSMAADLKRFTEQCSLGFAQRHLAAQKDAYPTIISCCRTTLDEQEALLAALSALAALTDGQPDLLDSEGKDLLVSILGMYQTDPALMLVAIRTVRHFCLKHEQNRQDLVKAGVLPLLTGTIKRHTGRSDLVKEACNALRYMTFDDDIRVPFGQAHEHAKMIVMEHNGLKVIVEAAKAHPENTPVLSVLCATLSSLAVRNEFCQDICDLGGLKFMMTLLADSYESQELTRQVLSALRAIAGNDDVKDAVTNAGGVQLIVIAMNRHMGNAQVCEQGCAALSVVALRKPNNCQVIMEEGGALAALLAMKTHPDEVNVQKQGCMLLRNLVARMTHFNQPILEMGAEALIAQALAAHRDCGDLAKAALRDLGCQVELRELWTGKKGSLTRD